The stretch of DNA GTTTTGGAGAATGCATGTATAACAATTAACAAAAGCGGCTTAAATGCCGCTTTTGTTATTGGTTAAAATGCTCTTCCTGGAATTATGGCATTTACTACTCCTATTACTAGAGCTCCTATTATAGCCCCTAAAATAGAAATATTAAATCCTGCTACTATAAAACTCGTTAGGTACAATATTGCTGCTGCTACTATAAATCCTATTATTCCTCTGCCAAAAGGTGAAGCATCTACTCCTGATATCCTTTCTATTAGATAATCTAGTCCTGCTATAACTACTCCTG from Caldisalinibacter kiritimatiensis encodes:
- a CDS encoding phage holin family protein, which produces MAERERNPENVSIGSVVLRVVLTALIVGIAAFLTPGFSVSNIGALLIAGVVIAGLDYLIERISGVDASPFGRGIIGFIVAAAILYLTSFIVAGFNISILGAIIGALVIGVVNAIIPGRAF